From Spirochaetota bacterium, a single genomic window includes:
- a CDS encoding STAS domain-containing protein produces MEEFFKIGKIGNDLLIVLPKVSNFKISLVFKETIENEKNYENLILIMSDITYMDSSFIGSLVHISLKVKNEKAKVPIIYGNNYVEEIFKKYSLTNLFILKKDIIEFNEEILREVKSINDDEIKYLKSVLNDHKILSSLSEKNYETFKSLIESLEKEIEKRNNNGE; encoded by the coding sequence ATGGAAGAATTTTTTAAGATTGGTAAAATAGGAAATGATCTTTTAATTGTTTTACCTAAAGTTTCAAATTTTAAAATATCATTGGTTTTTAAAGAAACTATTGAAAACGAAAAAAATTATGAGAATCTTATTTTGATAATGTCAGATATAACATATATGGATTCTTCTTTTATAGGATCACTTGTACATATTAGCTTGAAAGTTAAAAACGAAAAAGCTAAAGTTCCAATAATTTATGGAAATAATTATGTTGAAGAAATATTTAAAAAATATTCTTTAACAAATTTGTTTATATTAAAAAAAGATATTATTGAATTTAATGAAGAAATTTTAAGAGAAGTAAAAAGTATAAATGATGATGAAATAAAATATCTTAAATCTGTTCTAAATGATCATAAAATTCTTTCAAGTCTTTCAGAGAAAAATTATGAAACTTTTAAATCTCTTATTGAATCTCTTGAAAAAGAGATAGAAAAAAGGAATAATAATGGTGAGTAG
- a CDS encoding TPM domain-containing protein: protein MKKTILPIFIILVLIFFSFEIPNYYNYVNDFANLISDSYEIKINNLLKVLDETTSVEIAILTLSSINNNSIEEVAVKVFEKWKIGKKGKDNGILIILAYNERKVRIEVGYGLEGDIPDIKAKDFLDSYGVPYFKEGNFNDGFYILTLRLAKEICKVNELKFEDILKKAQIEEQNYDKYFKNNEDEYGGKSDPIFIIFIIIMFLLFFRFFPNFLPFLIYMNIGGGGYFGRNNSNFKGGGFGGFGGGRSGGGGATSSF, encoded by the coding sequence ATGAAAAAAACAATATTACCTATTTTTATTATTCTGGTTTTAATTTTTTTTTCTTTTGAAATACCTAATTATTATAATTATGTAAATGATTTTGCAAATTTAATTAGTGATAGTTATGAAATTAAAATTAATAATCTTCTTAAAGTATTAGATGAAACTACATCAGTAGAAATAGCTATATTGACACTAAGTTCAATAAATAATAATAGTATAGAGGAAGTAGCTGTAAAGGTTTTTGAAAAATGGAAAATTGGCAAAAAAGGGAAAGATAATGGGATACTTATAATTTTAGCTTACAATGAAAGAAAAGTAAGAATTGAAGTAGGCTATGGTCTTGAAGGCGATATTCCTGATATAAAAGCAAAAGATTTTCTAGATAGTTATGGGGTCCCATATTTTAAAGAAGGCAACTTTAATGATGGATTTTATATTTTAACTTTAAGGCTTGCAAAAGAAATATGTAAGGTAAATGAGTTAAAATTTGAAGATATTTTGAAAAAAGCGCAGATAGAAGAACAGAACTATGATAAATATTTTAAAAATAATGAAGATGAATATGGAGGTAAGAGTGATCCAATTTTTATTATTTTTATAATAATAATGTTTTTGTTATTTTTTAGATTTTTTCCAAATTTTCTCCCATTCTTAATTTATATGAATATTGGAGGTGGTGGTTATTTTGGCAGAAACAATAGTAATTTCAAAGGTGGTGGTTTTGGTGGTTTTGGAGGTGGAAGGTCTGGTGGAGGAGGGGCTACTTCATCTTTTTAA
- a CDS encoding LemA family protein — translation MNKNYILIGIVIVIFLMIISLISTYNSIVRLDEEVNAAWAQVDVQLKRRADLIPNIVETVKGYANFEKETLTSVIEARAKALGAKTIDEKIDANNQFGQAISRLLVLVENYPDLKANENFKALITELEGTENRISVERKRYNDIVATYNKKIRQFPIVFFARMFGFTPKKYFEITEEEKQVPKVKF, via the coding sequence ATGAACAAAAATTATATTTTAATTGGTATCGTAATAGTTATTTTTCTTATGATTATTTCACTGATATCTACTTATAATTCAATAGTAAGACTTGATGAAGAAGTAAATGCAGCATGGGCTCAGGTTGATGTACAATTGAAAAGACGGGCTGATCTTATTCCAAATATAGTAGAAACTGTTAAGGGTTATGCTAATTTTGAAAAAGAGACATTGACTTCTGTTATTGAAGCAAGGGCGAAAGCACTTGGTGCTAAAACTATAGATGAAAAAATAGATGCTAATAATCAATTTGGCCAAGCCATTTCTAGGTTACTGGTTCTTGTAGAAAATTATCCAGATCTTAAAGCTAATGAGAATTTTAAGGCTTTGATAACAGAGCTTGAAGGAACAGAAAACAGAATATCTGTAGAAAGAAAAAGATATAACGATATCGTAGCAACATATAATAAAAAAATAAGACAATTTCCAATAGTTTTTTTTGCTAGAATGTTTGGGTTTACTCCAAAAAAATATTTTGAAATAACAGAAGAGGAAAAACAGGTCCCAAAAGTTAAGTTTTAA
- a CDS encoding MazG family protein, translating into MDLSCLSKKLKEIVDVLRSENGCPWDKSQTIKSLSQYILEEVYEVYDAMENKDIENLKEELGDILSQVYMISRIAEEEGLFCLEDVYTGIIEKLFRRHPHVFGDKKAYSSSEALKYWNEKKNEEKKNNKIRALPTLIYAMKIINKKGLIYNKNILKLIDDFKKLSNKFEIYLNKTIENNKRNNDKVNLFNEEFEMVIAEFLFKIILIALLIGFNPDFALRKYLEEKFSESEDDKES; encoded by the coding sequence ATGGATTTATCTTGTTTGTCAAAAAAATTGAAAGAAATTGTAGATGTATTGAGATCTGAAAATGGGTGTCCATGGGATAAAAGTCAAACTATAAAATCTCTTTCACAATATATACTTGAGGAAGTTTATGAAGTATATGATGCAATGGAAAATAAAGATATAGAAAATTTGAAAGAGGAACTTGGTGATATACTTTCCCAAGTATATATGATATCGAGAATAGCTGAGGAAGAGGGTTTATTTTGCTTAGAAGATGTATATACAGGTATAATAGAAAAACTTTTTAGAAGGCATCCCCATGTTTTTGGAGATAAAAAAGCTTATTCATCATCAGAAGCTCTTAAATATTGGAATGAGAAGAAGAATGAAGAAAAAAAGAATAACAAAATTAGAGCATTACCAACATTAATTTATGCAATGAAGATTATTAATAAAAAAGGCTTAATTTATAATAAAAATATATTAAAACTAATTGATGATTTTAAAAAATTATCAAATAAATTCGAAATTTATTTAAATAAAACAATCGAAAATAATAAAAGAAATAATGATAAGGTAAACTTATTTAATGAAGAATTTGAAATGGTAATTGCAGAATTTTTATTTAAAATAATCTTAATAGCATTACTGATTGGTTTTAATCCTGATTTTGCTTTGAGAAAATATTTAGAAGAAAAATTTAGTGAAAGCGAAGATGATAAAGAATCTTAA